A region from the Helcococcus ovis genome encodes:
- a CDS encoding ABC transporter ATP-binding protein, which produces MIELKHITKRYKKFLALIDFSYNFENGNVYGILGVNGAGKSTLINCITQNVSFEGELNYADLSIWDIGYVPQELAIYPELSVMDNMLFFASIYKMDKRETRERCILLIEKVGLKEKIYTKARDLSGGMKRKLNLITGLVHNPKLLICDEVCVGIDPISRKEILAYLKELKNSGLNIIYTSHYLDEVEYLCDKIMFLDKGKLILEGETEKLIKEISDTENKQADLSDVFVKVLRKGGE; this is translated from the coding sequence ATGATTGAACTTAAGCATATAACAAAGAGATATAAAAAATTTCTTGCTCTCATAGATTTTTCGTATAATTTTGAAAATGGAAATGTTTATGGGATATTAGGTGTTAATGGTGCCGGTAAAAGCACATTGATTAATTGCATTACACAAAATGTATCCTTTGAAGGAGAGCTTAATTACGCAGATTTAAGTATTTGGGATATTGGTTATGTTCCGCAAGAGCTTGCCATATACCCTGAACTTTCTGTAATGGATAATATGTTGTTTTTTGCTTCTATATATAAAATGGATAAAAGAGAGACAAGAGAAAGATGCATCTTATTAATAGAAAAAGTAGGACTTAAGGAAAAAATATATACAAAAGCAAGGGATTTATCCGGTGGAATGAAAAGAAAATTAAATTTAATAACTGGGCTTGTTCACAATCCTAAACTATTAATTTGTGATGAAGTTTGTGTTGGAATTGATCCTATTTCCAGAAAGGAAATATTGGCATATCTTAAGGAATTGAAAAATAGCGGCTTAAATATCATCTACACTTCTCACTATTTGGATGAGGTTGAGTATTTATGTGATAAAATTATGTTTTTAGATAAAGGTAAACTTATATTGGAAGGAGAAACCGAGAAGTTAATCAAGGAAATTTCAGATACAGAAAATAAACAGGCTGATTTATCAGATGTTTTCGTAAAGGTTTTGCGTAAGGGCGGTGAGTGA
- a CDS encoding MptD family putative ECF transporter S component, with translation MNNKLTVKDLVLVAAFSVLGILFMYLIPMPFLFTPYTILISPIVQSLFLAFPFILTGAKVQKKWAILIYCVIWGLGGFMPYYIGMMVIAGIIAELILAKTKNRFKGLTLSFVVTMLAHYIGGTVIPYIITKEQQLEMIKKMYGHDYAMKMQELKTIPMMVIIAVTIVVVSIIGTYISKKFCKKHF, from the coding sequence ATGAATAACAAATTAACAGTTAAAGATTTAGTATTAGTGGCGGCTTTTTCGGTATTAGGAATTTTATTTATGTACTTAATACCGATGCCTTTCTTATTTACACCGTATACAATTTTAATTTCACCAATTGTACAAAGTTTATTTTTAGCATTTCCATTTATATTAACAGGAGCTAAAGTTCAAAAGAAATGGGCAATATTAATTTACTGTGTAATATGGGGTTTAGGTGGATTTATGCCTTATTACATTGGAATGATGGTTATTGCGGGAATAATTGCTGAATTGATATTAGCGAAAACTAAAAATAGATTTAAAGGTCTGACTTTATCATTTGTTGTGACGATGTTGGCTCATTATATAGGAGGTACCGTAATTCCTTATATAATTACTAAAGAACAACAATTAGAAATGATTAAAAAAATGTATGGGCATGACTATGCAATGAAAATGCAAGAACTTAAGACAATACCTATGATGGTTATAATTGCAGTAACTATCGTTGTTGTTTCAATTATAGGAACTTACATTTCCAAAAAGTTCTGCAAAAAACATTTTTAA
- a CDS encoding ATP-binding cassette domain-containing protein, with protein MIEFKDFSFTYEGEINPTLKGINLKIKSGECVVFTGLSGCGKTTLLRVINGLCPSVFQGNVTGSFKTDFYGYENSFAGLNSKYVSSILQNPKNGFLFSNADDECKYSSKCIGKSRAEIENKFTLLKDRYSELLLHENILNLSSGEAQTLSVLSSYIKAPKIIVMDEPTANLDINEIDELKKHIIELKNSNVTIVIAEHRVGYLKDVCDKVYVIQDGTLINGDGFEIRSENIAFSNIKEHFYRKTNDTLEILNLNYTINYKEILKDISLSIKSNKVTAIIGLNGSGKSTLGKLIAGLIDNKKAVFSFNNNIISKKDRIKNSYFCMQDCYHQMVTASVKDEIILQNKKLNDLEIHNLLKMVDMDALENRHPSKLSGGQILRLAVLLAYISNNKIVILDEPTSGLDLKRMNCICRLINKMKEQGKIVILISHDLELLSKVADEYILLEGATVIAHRRLVNQNDFNEMIDKLKSAKNVKNKYSTEKKKTDYSKVNPIINLIVFFTVANAIFFYPSNQSSIYLMGIVAIVFLFNKNYMLAIKMAVTYFVISKLKIFFPLYYQAFIEIFIVRGMLCGYTIKNLTAGTKLITIIEALEKVKLTDYILIPIISFMRLFPSMRNDFSIAYMSLKTRKLIKNKNPAAIWRFIIVPVVFSLIRSAENLSLGIETKGMIIGKERTLLTDVDFKITDYMLCTMYISIYIFLIIGGIK; from the coding sequence GTGATAGAGTTTAAGGATTTTTCTTTCACTTATGAGGGAGAAATAAATCCGACCTTGAAAGGTATAAATTTAAAAATAAAATCAGGAGAGTGTGTTGTTTTTACAGGGCTGAGCGGTTGTGGGAAAACCACATTGCTCAGAGTTATAAATGGACTTTGCCCCAGTGTATTTCAAGGAAATGTTACAGGAAGTTTTAAGACAGATTTCTATGGTTATGAAAATAGCTTTGCCGGACTTAATTCAAAGTATGTCAGTAGCATTTTGCAAAATCCTAAAAATGGATTTTTATTTTCTAATGCAGATGATGAGTGTAAATACTCTTCAAAATGTATCGGAAAAAGTAGAGCAGAAATTGAAAATAAATTTACTTTACTAAAAGATAGATATTCTGAGTTATTATTACACGAAAATATTTTGAATTTATCAAGTGGAGAAGCACAAACACTCAGTGTTTTAAGTTCCTATATTAAAGCTCCTAAAATAATTGTTATGGATGAGCCTACTGCAAATTTAGATATTAATGAAATAGATGAATTAAAAAAGCATATTATTGAACTTAAAAATAGTAATGTAACAATAGTTATTGCGGAACATAGAGTCGGTTATCTGAAAGATGTATGTGATAAAGTTTATGTAATCCAAGATGGAACTTTGATAAATGGCGATGGATTTGAAATTAGAAGTGAAAATATAGCTTTTTCAAACATTAAAGAACATTTTTATAGAAAAACAAATGATACATTAGAAATTTTAAATCTTAATTATACTATCAATTATAAAGAGATTTTAAAGGATATATCTTTATCAATTAAATCTAATAAGGTAACGGCAATTATAGGGTTGAATGGTTCGGGAAAAAGTACATTAGGTAAGCTAATCGCAGGATTGATTGATAATAAAAAAGCTGTTTTTTCCTTTAATAATAACATAATTTCAAAAAAAGATAGAATAAAAAATTCATATTTTTGTATGCAAGATTGTTATCATCAAATGGTTACAGCTTCAGTAAAAGATGAGATTATTCTTCAAAACAAAAAATTAAATGATTTAGAAATTCATAATCTACTTAAAATGGTGGATATGGATGCCTTAGAAAATCGGCATCCATCTAAACTTTCAGGAGGTCAAATTTTAAGATTGGCAGTGCTTTTAGCATATATAAGTAATAATAAAATTGTAATTTTGGATGAGCCTACAAGTGGGCTAGATTTGAAAAGAATGAATTGTATTTGTAGATTGATAAATAAAATGAAAGAACAAGGAAAAATTGTTATTTTAATTTCGCATGATTTAGAGCTTTTATCAAAAGTTGCTGATGAATATATTCTTTTGGAAGGAGCAACGGTAATCGCACATAGAAGGCTTGTTAATCAAAATGATTTTAATGAAATGATAGATAAGCTTAAATCCGCAAAAAATGTAAAAAACAAATATTCTACAGAAAAGAAAAAAACAGACTATTCAAAAGTTAATCCTATCATAAATTTGATTGTATTTTTTACAGTTGCAAATGCTATATTTTTTTATCCGTCAAATCAAAGTTCAATATATTTAATGGGGATAGTAGCTATAGTATTTTTGTTTAATAAAAATTATATGCTTGCAATAAAAATGGCGGTAACCTATTTCGTGATAAGTAAGCTAAAGATATTTTTTCCATTATATTATCAAGCTTTTATTGAGATTTTTATTGTAAGAGGTATGTTATGCGGTTACACCATAAAGAATTTAACAGCCGGCACAAAGCTTATAACAATTATAGAAGCCTTAGAAAAAGTAAAGTTGACAGATTACATCCTCATACCGATTATCTCGTTCATGAGATTGTTTCCGTCAATGAGGAATGACTTTTCCATAGCTTATATGAGTCTTAAAACTAGAAAGCTGATTAAAAACAAAAATCCGGCAGCAATTTGGAGATTTATCATTGTACCTGTTGTTTTCAGTTTAATAAGAAGTGCGGAAAATTTATCTTTAGGGATTGAAACAAAAGGAATGATAATAGGCAAAGAAAGAACCCTGTTGACAGATGTAGATTTTAAAATCACAGATTATATGTTATGTACTATGTATATATCAATTTATATATTTTTAATTATAGGAGGAATAAAATGA
- a CDS encoding TetR/AcrR family transcriptional regulator: MPANFTKEERAALIKKFYKQGYILLKKFGYKKLKIVDIASSVGIGTGTFYNFFKSKDEFIIWLINKRKDETVKQFLSISKEYSNEIPMEVFEKFLFDTISHNNIYRCLTQDDYNILQEKYGLLDNRNEKIEENAKFMMSKLATTKSFDNFFLFSEAYTIIIIGTSDLNKLNTKFTDKAVKRLIHSACQFIY; the protein is encoded by the coding sequence ATGCCTGCTAACTTTACAAAAGAAGAAAGAGCTGCTTTAATAAAAAAATTCTACAAGCAAGGATATATTCTTTTAAAAAAATTCGGATATAAAAAATTAAAGATTGTTGATATTGCTTCCTCTGTTGGAATCGGCACAGGAACATTTTATAATTTTTTTAAAAGTAAAGATGAATTTATTATTTGGCTTATAAATAAAAGAAAAGATGAAACAGTAAAACAATTCTTATCAATATCTAAAGAATATTCAAATGAAATTCCTATGGAAGTGTTTGAAAAATTTTTATTTGATACAATATCACATAATAACATTTACAGATGCCTTACTCAAGATGACTACAATATACTACAAGAAAAATATGGCCTTCTTGATAATCGAAATGAAAAAATAGAAGAAAACGCTAAATTTATGATGAGTAAACTTGCAACTACTAAATCATTCGATAATTTCTTTCTATTTTCAGAAGCTTATACAATAATAATTATAGGTACATCTGATTTAAATAAATTAAATACTAAATTTACGGACAAAGCAGTAAAAAGACTTATTCATTCGGCTTGTCAATTTATATACTAA
- a CDS encoding Lar family restriction alleviation protein, with protein sequence MSEKIDDQLRECPFCGNKWNKPSIRTYYNKYVGRMYFVECGECMATSRHEPTEEYAIMAWNKRF encoded by the coding sequence ATGAGTGAAAAAATAGATGACCAATTAAGAGAATGTCCTTTCTGTGGTAATAAATGGAACAAGCCCTCAATTAGAACATACTACAACAAATATGTTGGTAGAATGTATTTTGTTGAATGTGGAGAATGCATGGCAACATCAAGACATGAACCGACAGAAGAATATGCTATAATGGCATGGAATAAGAGATTTTAG
- a CDS encoding DUF6883 domain-containing protein encodes MVNTAELDDSKRRGILAKKFEATLDKRTSKICREHDQRIIPIDKIKIGVNAPPLHPYCRSHLSDMLEGWDYDSEDELMRMIEGKNATKKVDKTLEKKYNIDKRKLTEYALNPERQPNKARAFKEALGYDLSNYDELIQNVHSNLKTNEFKPKGKNNYGELFEQVLNLLGPNGKRANVMTGWIKKEDAIHLTSIYVTKKKRGDL; translated from the coding sequence GTGGTAAATACAGCAGAATTAGATGACAGTAAACGACGTGGAATACTTGCTAAAAAGTTTGAAGCCACACTTGATAAGAGGACTTCAAAAATATGTAGGGAACACGACCAAAGAATTATTCCTATTGATAAAATAAAAATTGGAGTGAACGCTCCACCGCTTCATCCTTATTGTAGATCACATTTAAGCGATATGCTTGAAGGTTGGGATTATGATAGTGAAGATGAGTTGATGAGGATGATTGAAGGGAAGAATGCAACTAAAAAAGTTGATAAAACTCTCGAAAAAAAGTATAATATAGATAAAAGAAAGTTAACCGAATATGCATTAAATCCTGAAAGACAACCAAATAAAGCAAGAGCCTTTAAGGAAGCTTTGGGGTATGATTTGTCGAATTACGATGAACTTATACAAAACGTACATTCTAATCTTAAAACGAACGAATTTAAACCTAAAGGTAAAAATAATTATGGAGAATTATTTGAACAAGTTTTAAATTTATTAGGACCTAATGGAAAAAGGGCAAATGTAATGACGGGGTGGATAAAAAAAGAAGACGCTATTCATTTAACCTCAATTTATGTTACCAAAAAGAAAAGGGGGGATTTATGA